The Corynebacterium occultum sequence TACTCGAGGCAGGTGGGGAACAGGTCACCCTGCTCGCCTCCCCGAAGGTGATCGGCAAGCTCAAGGGGGAAGAGATCGTGAAGAATCTGGGGCGCACCGGGGTGGGTGTCGAGGTGATGATCTATCCTGCAGAGGGAATGGAACATCTGATCGAAATCGGCGTGGAATAACCGCCGCAGAACGAAGGAGCTGCAGATGCTGGGCTGGAGCGATGAGCGGAAACTGGCCGATATTCTTCCCGCCAAGGAAGCCCGGGCCATCAAGAAGGCCTTCGGTTACACCACCGCGGCGGAACTGCTCCAGCACTATGCCCGGGACTACTCCCGCCACGGCTCCGGTGTCAACGTCGAAGCCGCCGCGGAAGGGGATGTGGTCACCTGCGTCGGCGAGGTGACCTGGGCGAACACCTCCTACACCTCCACCGGCAAGCTGATGCACCGCATCGTCATCTCCGATGGCCGCACCATGCTCACCGCCACCTTCTTCCAGGCCAAATTCCCCGCCACCCAGCTCAAGGTCGGGGTGCGTGCGATGTTCTCCGGCAAGCTCGGTTTCTACCGTGACACCCCCCAGATCTCCCACCCCGACTACCTCCTGCTTCCCGCCGAGGACCAGCGTGGTGCCACCCGGAAAGTTGGGACTGGTGGGCTCCGGAACCTCGCCGCCTACGGTGACATCTCAGATGTGGATGCCCTGCTCTCCGAACGGGATTTCCTCGCCGTCTACCCGGCCAAGAAGGGCATGACCTCCTGGCGGCTGATGGGTGCCATCCACCAGGTGCTGGCCACCCTGCCGAAGGTCGAGGAGCCACTCGGCTTCACCCCCGAAGGCATGGTCAGCTTTGATGATGCCATCCGGGGCATCCACGAACCCGGCCCCGAAGGCCCCGAAGCGCACCGCCGCCGCCTCAAGTACAACGAGGCCTTGAGCCTGGCCATTGTCATGGCGCTACGCCGCGCTGACACCGAGAACCGCAGGGCATCAGCCTGCCCGCCGATTGCCGGGGGGCAGCAGGAACGGTTGCGCGCCGGGTTGCCTTTCCCGTTGACCCGGGGTCAGGAGCAGGTGATCGCGGAGATCACCGCGGATCTTTCCGCTGTCACCCCGATGAGCCGCCTTCTTCAGGGTGAGGTGGGTTCGGGCAAAACTGTGGTGGCCCTGCTGGGCATGCTGCAGGTGGTGGATGCGGGGCGGCAGTGCGCCATGCTGGCACCCACCGAGGTGCTCGCTGTGCAGCATGGTAGATCTTTGACCACCATGTTGATGAACGCCGGGGTGGAAGCCTCGGTGGTGGTGCTCACCGGGTCCATGTCCGTGGCCCAGAAACGTCAGGCCCTGCTTGATATCGTCTCCGGGCAGGCCGACATCGTGGTGGGTACCCATGCCCTGATCCAGGACACCGTGGAGTTCTTTGATCTCGGCATGGTGGTGGTGGATGAGCAGCATCGTTTCGGTGTGGAGCAGCGGGATCGGCTGCGTGGCAAGGGGCGGGATGAGATGACCCCCCATCTGCTGGTGATGACCGCAACGCCGATTCCACGCACCATCGCCATGACCGTTTTCGGTGACCTGGCGGTGTCCACCCTGCGGGAGTTGCCTGGGGGGCGTAAACCCATTCAGTCCTCGGTGGTGCCGGCGACCCTGCGGCCGAAGTGGATGACCCGGGCCCTGGAGCGGATCCGGGAGGAGGTCGAGGCCGGGCATCAGGCCTATGTGGTCTGTCCCCGCATTGAGAAGGAGGGCGGGGTGCTGGCGGTTCATGATGCGTTCAGCCGGTTCTCTTTCGAGGGCCTGAGCCTTGCGGTGCTGCATGGCCGGATGAGTGGTGAGGAGAAGGATCGCGTGATGGCGGATTTCGCCGCAGGCGGCATTGACATCCTGGTCTCCACCACGGTCATCGAGGTTGGTGTGGATGTGCCCAATGCCACCGTCATGCTGGTGCTGGAAGCCGAGAACTTCGGGGTCTCCCAGCTGCACCAGCTGCGGGGTCGCGTCGGTCGAGGGGGGCACGCCTCCCTCTGCCTCTTCCACACAGGTATCGAGGATGAGCTGCATCCGGCACTGGGCAGGTTGCAGGCCATCGCGGACACCTCTGATGGTTTCCGTCTGGCGGAGATCGATCTCCTTTCCCGGCAGGAGGGTGATGTGCTGGGTACCAGTCAGTCCGGCACGGACCGAAAGGTCAAGATGCTGTCCTTTACTGAGGATCTGGAGATCATTGAACAGGCGAACCGGGATGCTGCCAGGCTGGTGGCCCGGGACCGCGAGCTGGCGGAACGTCTGGTCACCGATATCGCCGTGGACAACCAGGAGTACCTGGAGAAGAGTTAGACCCGGGGGCTGCGTTAAGCTGGGGATCATGAAAATTTGCGCACCCTTCGCAGGCATCGTGCACTATCGGGTCGCCGAGGGCGCCCTGGTGAACACCGGTGATGAACTGGCCACCGTCGAAGCCGTGAAACTGGAGGCCCCTGTGCTCGCCCCCGGCCCCGGGGTCGTCGCCAAGCTGGCGATGGCGGACTTCACCGACGTCATCGGTGGCGAAGAACTGCTCGAACTCAAGGAGGCTTAAGACACCATGGGACAGACCCGCATCATCTCCGGCGAAGCCCGGGGCCGCAAGATCAACGTGCCCCCGGCCGGTACCCGACCCACCAGTGACCGTGCCCGGGAAGGGCTCTTCTCCTCCCTGCAGGTCCGCTTCGGCTTTGAAGGTGCCGTCGTCCTCGATCTCTTCGCCGGATCCGGGGCACTCGGTCTGGAAGCCGCCTCCCGCGGCGCCGAGGAAGTCGTCCTGGTGGAAAGTGACCCCCAGGCAGCTGAGATCATCCGCGCCAACATGACGGTGGTCCGACACCCCCGCACCAGCCTGGCGGAAATGAAATGCTCCACCTACCTGGCCTCGGCCCCCCTGGAGCA is a genomic window containing:
- the rsmD gene encoding 16S rRNA (guanine(966)-N(2))-methyltransferase RsmD, which produces MGQTRIISGEARGRKINVPPAGTRPTSDRAREGLFSSLQVRFGFEGAVVLDLFAGSGALGLEAASRGAEEVVLVESDPQAAEIIRANMTVVRHPRTSLAEMKCSTYLASAPLEHFDMVLADPPYELAEESVRDMIEALRPALIDGAAVVVERHVDSPETDWPADFVPTTQKLKKRTYGIARMDMAVFHREGAEAHPKN
- a CDS encoding ATP-dependent DNA helicase RecG yields the protein MLGWSDERKLADILPAKEARAIKKAFGYTTAAELLQHYARDYSRHGSGVNVEAAAEGDVVTCVGEVTWANTSYTSTGKLMHRIVISDGRTMLTATFFQAKFPATQLKVGVRAMFSGKLGFYRDTPQISHPDYLLLPAEDQRGATRKVGTGGLRNLAAYGDISDVDALLSERDFLAVYPAKKGMTSWRLMGAIHQVLATLPKVEEPLGFTPEGMVSFDDAIRGIHEPGPEGPEAHRRRLKYNEALSLAIVMALRRADTENRRASACPPIAGGQQERLRAGLPFPLTRGQEQVIAEITADLSAVTPMSRLLQGEVGSGKTVVALLGMLQVVDAGRQCAMLAPTEVLAVQHGRSLTTMLMNAGVEASVVVLTGSMSVAQKRQALLDIVSGQADIVVGTHALIQDTVEFFDLGMVVVDEQHRFGVEQRDRLRGKGRDEMTPHLLVMTATPIPRTIAMTVFGDLAVSTLRELPGGRKPIQSSVVPATLRPKWMTRALERIREEVEAGHQAYVVCPRIEKEGGVLAVHDAFSRFSFEGLSLAVLHGRMSGEEKDRVMADFAAGGIDILVSTTVIEVGVDVPNATVMLVLEAENFGVSQLHQLRGRVGRGGHASLCLFHTGIEDELHPALGRLQAIADTSDGFRLAEIDLLSRQEGDVLGTSQSGTDRKVKMLSFTEDLEIIEQANRDAARLVARDRELAERLVTDIAVDNQEYLEKS
- a CDS encoding biotin/lipoyl-containing protein encodes the protein MKICAPFAGIVHYRVAEGALVNTGDELATVEAVKLEAPVLAPGPGVVAKLAMADFTDVIGGEELLELKEA